One segment of Tepidimicrobium xylanilyticum DNA contains the following:
- a CDS encoding sigma-54 interaction domain-containing protein, whose product MKDLFFKENILEILDYIEEGIHIIDRNGMIVFQNLYGQKIDGIDREKVIGRHLLEVYPSLSHETSTLLTVIRTGRPILKKEQTFINYKGEKITTINSSIPIKSSGKILGALEISKDITQVREMSQKIVDLQSRLYNNDIGKNKEKETAQYTFLDIIGQNKEMLKIKQMALKAAEVDVPVLIYGDTGTGKELLVHAIHNASKRRNKPFITQNCAALPANLLEGILFGTVKGGFTGAEDREGLFQLAHGGTLFLDEINSMPLELQSKLLRVLQDGSFRPVGGINTINVDVRIITATNIPPEEAVKQQCLRRDLYYRLNVISINIPPLRERKDDISLLTEHFIEKINKKLGKKVKGVSKEVMDVFMSNPWDGNVRELENLIEGIMSISDMEIIGIEHLPAKYKNAVPTASLSLKDTLERIEKELIEEALERAEYNISYTAQLLNIPRQTLQYKISKYNLK is encoded by the coding sequence ATGAAGGATCTATTTTTTAAAGAAAACATCTTAGAAATACTGGATTATATAGAAGAGGGGATTCATATTATCGACAGGAATGGAATGATAGTTTTTCAGAACCTATATGGGCAAAAAATAGATGGTATAGATAGGGAAAAAGTTATAGGTAGGCATTTGTTGGAGGTTTATCCATCATTAAGCCATGAAACCTCTACCCTGTTAACGGTTATTAGAACGGGAAGGCCTATACTTAAGAAAGAGCAGACCTTCATCAATTACAAGGGGGAAAAAATTACCACTATCAATTCCTCAATTCCAATAAAATCCAGTGGTAAAATATTAGGAGCATTGGAAATATCTAAAGATATAACCCAAGTTAGGGAAATGTCTCAGAAGATAGTTGACCTTCAAAGCAGGCTGTATAATAACGATATAGGGAAAAATAAAGAAAAGGAAACGGCTCAATATACCTTCCTGGACATAATAGGTCAAAATAAGGAGATGTTAAAGATTAAACAGATGGCCTTAAAAGCCGCAGAAGTGGACGTCCCAGTCTTAATATATGGGGATACGGGTACAGGTAAGGAATTATTAGTCCACGCCATACATAATGCCAGTAAGAGAAGAAATAAACCATTCATCACCCAAAACTGTGCCGCATTACCTGCCAACCTGTTAGAAGGGATCCTTTTTGGAACTGTTAAGGGAGGATTTACCGGTGCAGAAGATAGAGAAGGTTTATTCCAATTAGCCCATGGAGGCACTTTGTTTTTAGATGAAATAAACTCCATGCCTTTGGAATTACAATCTAAACTTTTAAGAGTTTTGCAGGATGGCAGTTTTAGGCCAGTAGGTGGAATTAATACTATTAATGTAGATGTAAGGATAATTACTGCTACCAACATACCTCCAGAAGAGGCAGTAAAACAACAGTGTTTAAGAAGGGACCTGTATTATAGGTTAAATGTAATAAGCATCAATATCCCCCCATTAAGGGAGAGAAAAGACGATATTTCCTTACTTACTGAGCATTTCATAGAAAAGATTAATAAAAAATTGGGCAAAAAAGTAAAGGGAGTATCTAAGGAAGTAATGGATGTATTTATGTCCAATCCCTGGGATGGTAATGTAAGGGAGTTGGAAAATCTAATCGAAGGGATTATGAGTATTAGTGATATGGAGATAATAGGAATAGAACATCTGCCTGCTAAATATAAAAACGCAGTACCAACGGCAAGTCTATCTTTAAAGGATACTTTGGAAAGAATAGAAAAGGAATTAATAGAGGAGGCTTTGGAAAGGGCAGAATACAATATTAGTTATACAGCCCAATTATTAAACATTCCCCGACAAACTCTTCAGTATAAAATATCCAAATATAACCTAAAATAA
- the murI gene encoding glutamate racemase: MDDRPIGVFDSGIGGLTVLKEIMEQLPGEDIVYFGDTARIPYGTRSKETVIKYFFQSVRFLLTKDIKAIVIACNTASALAMEEAQEAFEIPLLGVIEPGAKAAVSATKNSIIGVIGTEGTINSQSYQRKIRQMLPSAEIIGIPCPLFVSIVEEGWENTDVAYLTAKKYLLELKEHNIDSLVLGCTHYPALRYTINKVLGDNVILVNPAYETAKAAKIMLKEKNLLSNKADGGKCRFYVSDNPEKFKRVGGNMLKKEIASVEKVNIESL, from the coding sequence ATGGACGACAGACCAATTGGAGTATTTGATTCAGGAATTGGTGGCTTAACCGTATTAAAGGAGATAATGGAGCAGCTACCAGGAGAAGACATAGTATATTTTGGAGATACAGCTAGAATTCCATATGGAACCCGTTCTAAGGAAACGGTAATAAAATACTTTTTTCAATCGGTGAGATTCTTACTTACAAAGGATATAAAAGCTATTGTAATAGCTTGTAATACAGCTTCAGCCTTAGCCATGGAGGAAGCCCAAGAAGCATTCGAAATTCCATTATTAGGAGTGATCGAACCAGGAGCTAAAGCTGCTGTTTCAGCAACTAAAAATTCAATCATCGGAGTCATAGGTACAGAAGGGACAATAAATAGCCAGTCCTACCAACGAAAAATACGTCAGATGTTACCCTCTGCAGAGATAATAGGAATTCCCTGCCCTTTATTTGTTTCCATAGTAGAAGAAGGTTGGGAAAATACTGATGTAGCATATCTTACAGCTAAAAAATATTTATTGGAATTAAAGGAACACAATATAGATTCCTTAGTTTTAGGCTGTACCCATTATCCAGCCCTTCGCTATACTATTAACAAAGTACTAGGAGATAATGTAATTTTAGTCAACCCAGCATATGAAACTGCCAAAGCAGCTAAGATAATGTTAAAGGAGAAGAACTTATTATCGAATAAAGCAGATGGAGGAAAATGTCGTTTTTATGTAAGTGACAATCCTGAGAAGTTCAAAAGGGTAGGAGGCAATATGCTGAAAAAGGAAATTGCTTCCGTCGAGAAAGTTAATATTGAAAGCCTATAG
- the manA gene encoding mannose-6-phosphate isomerase, class I, whose translation MYPLKFENLYYKKIWGGERLKRFRDNVPEGKIGESWDVACHRNGISVVSNGEFKGIRLDQLIDIYGEKLLGSKISKERFPLLVKILDSNDKLSVQVHPDDKYALTNEGEVGKTETWYIMDAQEGASIILGTKNCTKEEFKEAIENDNIDEYLNVIQVRKGDVYYIKPGLIHSLGPGITAIEIQQNSDITYRVYDYNRGREVHIEKAFQVMDFRIEGKKSRGIKIESENYDKTYYCLNPHFVLELYDIRKNLLGASDKERFHIYTCVEGEGTIIYNNGEEKLSLGDSIFIPASLGRYQISGSLKLLKFYVPCVPKVEKEILEHIR comes from the coding sequence ATGTATCCACTGAAATTTGAGAATTTATATTATAAAAAAATATGGGGAGGAGAGAGGCTGAAAAGATTTAGGGACAATGTGCCAGAAGGGAAAATTGGCGAAAGTTGGGATGTAGCATGTCATCGCAATGGTATAAGTGTAGTTTCTAATGGAGAGTTTAAGGGAATTAGGTTAGATCAACTAATCGATATATATGGAGAAAAATTATTAGGAAGCAAAATTTCTAAAGAAAGATTTCCATTGCTTGTAAAGATATTGGATTCAAATGATAAACTTTCTGTTCAAGTTCATCCAGATGATAAATATGCTCTTACTAATGAAGGAGAAGTGGGGAAAACCGAAACTTGGTACATCATGGATGCACAGGAAGGAGCATCAATAATATTAGGAACAAAAAATTGTACTAAAGAGGAATTTAAGGAAGCAATAGAAAATGACAATATAGATGAATATTTGAATGTTATTCAGGTTAGAAAAGGAGATGTATATTATATAAAACCTGGACTTATTCACTCTCTAGGACCTGGAATAACTGCCATAGAAATACAGCAAAACAGTGATATAACTTATAGAGTTTATGACTATAATAGAGGGAGAGAAGTACACATAGAAAAAGCTTTTCAAGTAATGGATTTTAGAATAGAAGGGAAAAAAAGCAGAGGAATAAAAATAGAAAGTGAAAATTATGATAAAACATATTATTGTTTAAACCCACATTTTGTATTAGAACTTTATGATATAAGAAAGAATCTTTTGGGAGCTAGCGATAAAGAAAGATTTCATATTTACACTTGTGTTGAAGGAGAAGGGACTATTATATATAACAATGGAGAAGAAAAGTTGAGTTTAGGAGATAGTATTTTTATACCTGCTAGTTTAGGGAGATACCAAATATCAGGGAGTTTGAAGTTATTGAAATTTTATGTACCCTGTGTACCTAAAGTAGAAAAAGAAATATTAGAACATATAAGATAA
- a CDS encoding Gfo/Idh/MocA family protein — protein sequence MIRYGIVGTSWITEAFIEAANQVGDYKLNAVYSRSENKAIEFAKKYNVGNIFINMEEMAKSNEIDAVYIASPNSFHAEHSKLFLRNKKHVICEKAIASNVEELKSMVAAARENGVLLMEALRTNFLPSISIIKDNLHKLGTIRRYIGNYCQYSSRYDAFKAGELPNIFNPEFSAGSLMDIGVYCIHPLVLLFGLPKDVVANGYILSSGVDGLGSLLLKYDDMEAIIIHSKITNSHLGSEIQGEKGIMIIDKIDHPQKIKIIYNDGQTEDLSVELNKHNMYYEAKEFAKLINEGKTESDINSFEQSLHVMSIMEKARKKMGVKFPADYTMEALLE from the coding sequence ATGATAAGGTATGGCATCGTTGGAACGAGTTGGATTACAGAAGCTTTTATAGAAGCGGCTAATCAGGTAGGGGATTATAAATTAAATGCTGTTTATTCTAGGAGTGAAAATAAGGCTATAGAATTTGCTAAAAAGTATAATGTAGGTAATATATTCATTAACATGGAAGAGATGGCTAAGAGTAATGAGATAGATGCAGTTTATATAGCCAGCCCTAATTCATTCCATGCTGAACATTCAAAGTTATTTTTAAGAAATAAAAAACATGTTATTTGTGAGAAAGCTATAGCCTCCAATGTAGAAGAACTAAAATCTATGGTAGCTGCAGCTAGGGAAAACGGTGTATTATTAATGGAGGCTCTAAGGACTAATTTTTTACCATCCATTTCAATCATAAAAGATAATCTTCATAAGTTAGGAACCATCAGAAGATATATAGGTAATTACTGTCAATATTCTTCTAGATATGACGCTTTCAAAGCTGGGGAGCTTCCAAATATATTTAATCCAGAGTTTTCAGCAGGCTCACTAATGGATATAGGGGTATATTGTATTCATCCCCTAGTCCTCTTATTTGGACTACCAAAGGATGTAGTTGCAAATGGATATATATTGTCTTCTGGTGTGGATGGGTTAGGCAGTTTGTTATTAAAATATGATGATATGGAAGCTATAATAATCCATTCCAAGATTACCAATTCTCATTTAGGATCGGAAATACAAGGGGAAAAGGGAATTATGATTATAGATAAGATAGATCATCCACAAAAAATAAAAATAATATATAATGACGGGCAAACAGAGGATTTGTCTGTGGAACTAAATAAGCATAATATGTACTATGAAGCAAAAGAATTTGCCAAATTGATTAATGAAGGAAAAACTGAATCAGATATAAACTCATTTGAGCAATCTTTACATGTAATGAGTATAATGGAAAAGGCAAGGAAAAAGATGGGGGTTAAATTTCCTGCTGATTATACTATGGAGGCTTTACTTGAGTGA
- the manZ gene encoding PTS mannose transporter subunit IID translates to MVADNKKISKRDLKKVFWRSNLHQGSWNFERMQNLGFCYSMIPVIDKLYDGDEKKKALKRHLEFFNTQPFVTAPILGLTIAMEEEKAAGADIDDGAINGIKVGLMGPLAGVGDPIFWGTLRPVLAALGATFALTGSLLGPLIFFIGFNLVRLAVRWYGIDYGYKKGMDVMKDIAGNALQKITEGASILGLFVMGALVNQWTNINIGGVVSEVTMQDGTHVVTTVQDILDQLMPGLAALLLTFTCMRLLKKKVSPLVLILGLFVVGIVGYALGILV, encoded by the coding sequence ATGGTAGCGGACAATAAAAAAATATCTAAAAGAGACTTAAAGAAAGTATTTTGGCGTTCAAATCTTCATCAGGGTTCTTGGAATTTTGAAAGGATGCAGAATTTAGGGTTTTGTTATTCTATGATACCTGTTATTGATAAGTTATATGATGGAGATGAGAAAAAGAAAGCCTTAAAAAGGCATCTAGAATTTTTCAATACTCAACCTTTTGTGACTGCTCCTATATTGGGATTAACTATAGCTATGGAAGAGGAAAAAGCTGCGGGAGCGGATATAGATGATGGAGCTATTAATGGTATAAAAGTAGGACTTATGGGACCTTTAGCAGGGGTTGGCGATCCAATATTCTGGGGAACCTTAAGACCTGTACTAGCAGCTTTAGGAGCTACCTTTGCATTAACTGGAAGTTTATTAGGACCTCTTATTTTCTTCATAGGATTTAACTTAGTACGTTTAGCTGTTAGATGGTATGGGATAGATTATGGCTATAAAAAAGGTATGGACGTTATGAAAGATATAGCTGGCAATGCTTTGCAAAAGATTACAGAAGGTGCTTCAATTTTAGGATTGTTTGTTATGGGGGCACTTGTTAATCAATGGACTAATATTAATATTGGTGGGGTAGTATCCGAAGTAACCATGCAAGATGGGACACATGTAGTAACTACAGTTCAAGACATACTAGATCAGTTGATGCCGGGTCTTGCAGCATTATTATTGACCTTTACATGTATGCGATTATTGAAGAAGAAAGTTTCGCCACTGGTTCTAATATTGGGATTATTTGTAGTTGGCATAGTGGGGTACGCTTTAGGTATATTGGTTTAA
- a CDS encoding PTS mannose/fructose/sorbose transporter subunit IIC — MSAIQVILVSIVALFAGIGSVLDEFQSHRPLIACTLVGLVLGDIKTGIIVGGTLEMMALGWMNIGAALAPDAAMASVISTILVIAGKQSISTGIALAIPIAAAGQILTILVRTLCVGLVHRADIHAEAGNIKGVERIHLLAVLMQGLRVAIPAALVAMFADASAVQNLFNSIPPVITGGLNVAGGFIVVVGYAMVINMMGAKYLMPFFFLGFVIAGFTDYNLVALGVIGTVLAIIYIQLNPKYNKAAVADVVDSGQYGDDFLD, encoded by the coding sequence ATGAGTGCTATACAAGTAATATTGGTATCTATCGTTGCTTTATTTGCAGGGATAGGAAGTGTATTAGATGAATTTCAATCACATAGACCATTAATAGCTTGTACTTTGGTGGGATTAGTTTTAGGAGATATAAAAACAGGAATTATAGTTGGTGGTACTCTTGAGATGATGGCACTGGGGTGGATGAATATTGGTGCAGCTTTAGCTCCAGATGCAGCAATGGCATCGGTAATATCAACTATATTGGTTATAGCAGGGAAGCAGTCAATAAGCACAGGTATAGCTTTAGCAATACCCATTGCAGCAGCTGGCCAAATATTAACAATCCTAGTTAGAACTCTATGTGTAGGGTTAGTTCATAGGGCAGATATCCATGCAGAGGCAGGAAACATCAAAGGTGTTGAGAGAATACATTTGTTAGCAGTATTAATGCAAGGTTTGAGAGTTGCTATACCAGCAGCATTAGTAGCAATGTTTGCAGATGCTTCAGCGGTTCAAAATCTATTTAACTCAATTCCACCCGTTATAACAGGTGGGTTAAACGTAGCAGGTGGGTTTATTGTTGTAGTAGGGTATGCAATGGTAATCAACATGATGGGAGCAAAATATCTAATGCCATTTTTCTTTCTAGGTTTTGTAATAGCAGGTTTTACTGACTATAATTTAGTAGCTTTAGGTGTCATTGGAACGGTATTAGCCATAATATATATTCAACTTAACCCGAAATATAACAAGGCTGCTGTGGCAGATGTGGTTGATAGTGGTCAATATGGTGATGATTTCTTAGATTAG
- a CDS encoding mannose/fructose/sorbose PTS transporter subunit IIB, with translation MDIVLARIDDRLIHGQVVTNWVKETKCDRVIVCNDDIAADVVRKTLIEQVVPAGVKANVVSIEKMVRVYNNPAYKGVKVLLLFTNPTDVLRLVEMGVDIKSVNVGGMSYKSGKKQITGVISVDEKDVQAFKSLDERGIEIEGRQVSSDFKLDVMAKIKEHNLL, from the coding sequence ATGGATATTGTGCTAGCAAGAATCGATGATAGATTAATTCATGGACAAGTTGTTACCAATTGGGTTAAGGAAACCAAATGTGATCGTGTTATTGTATGTAATGATGATATAGCAGCGGATGTAGTTAGGAAAACGTTAATAGAACAAGTAGTGCCTGCAGGAGTAAAGGCAAATGTGGTGAGCATAGAAAAAATGGTAAGGGTTTATAATAACCCAGCTTATAAAGGAGTTAAAGTCCTATTATTATTTACTAATCCCACAGATGTGTTGAGATTAGTGGAAATGGGAGTTGATATAAAAAGCGTTAATGTAGGGGGGATGTCCTATAAGAGTGGCAAAAAACAAATAACAGGGGTTATATCCGTAGATGAAAAGGATGTGCAAGCCTTTAAATCTTTAGATGAAAGGGGGATAGAAATTGAAGGAAGGCAAGTATCATCAGATTTTAAGTTAGATGTAATGGCAAAGATTAAAGAACATAATTTGCTGTAA
- a CDS encoding PTS sugar transporter subunit IIA — MVSIIIGSHGRLSEELLNTAEMICGKQSNISTVSLMPGESLDDILEKYQAAMKELDISKGLIFLVDVFAGSPFNAATKIVYKEGNMDIVTGVNIPMLLETITKRDNMELNELVEVLKNSGSQGISSFKEDFIKKISKHEDEEEL, encoded by the coding sequence ATGGTTTCGATTATAATTGGATCTCATGGTAGGCTTAGCGAAGAATTATTAAATACTGCAGAAATGATCTGTGGAAAACAATCTAACATAAGCACCGTTTCATTAATGCCAGGTGAAAGCTTAGATGACATACTGGAAAAGTATCAAGCTGCAATGAAAGAATTGGATATTAGTAAAGGGTTGATATTCTTAGTAGATGTATTTGCTGGCAGCCCTTTTAATGCAGCTACTAAGATAGTATATAAGGAGGGTAATATGGATATTGTTACTGGCGTTAACATACCCATGTTACTTGAGACAATAACCAAAAGGGATAATATGGAACTTAATGAACTAGTAGAGGTATTAAAAAATTCTGGTTCTCAAGGGATAAGCAGCTTTAAAGAGGATTTTATCAAAAAAATATCAAAACATGAAGATGAGGAGGAATTATAG
- a CDS encoding sigma 54-interacting transcriptional regulator: MRKIKRIDKIYNFCVETLKNYTLEDLKEKYGITALEVSKELGILRNNVSFELNNLFKEGKMIKVTGRPVHYIPREVLERILKKDLKEGPIEVNDINQLIDKKTVDPFKKIIGHDGSLKAQIEKAKAAILYPPNGLYSLIIGETGVGKSMFANTMCEYARYTKRISADAPFIIFNCADYYNNPQLLMSHLFGYIKGAFTGADKEKPGLIEKANGGILFLDEIHRLPPEGQEMLFYFMDTGRYSKLGETERNRRAQVLIIGATTAEPSSALLSTFIRRIPIIINLPPFSERTTKEKIELLKTLIATEAHRINKPIKIDRESAKALIGSTSYGNIGQLKSNIQLVCAKAFLNSIDTIEPLTIQFKDLPTDIKNGFYSMRRNKSDEMKIDDAINYQMTIMPEDYNVIKVEEDNYELDFDLYETIEYKVNMLKREGENEEFIQEYIMKDIECHLKTLSKKVAANDLARDRVKKIVGKDVLEFAEELSVTVMQGLELDCYERFIYAFSLHLSTLLKKVHNDELVDHPDIRNIIKNHDKEYKMATKIKNKIEERYNIKVPDMEISYLTLLLMSIQEKSSKKIGILVVCHGDGIASGMVNVSKKLLGGGLIDSVDMPLEAKVSDTLNMVLEKVQNLDDGKGVLLLVDMGSLLEFENIIQERTGIKVRTIDMVSTPMVLEAIRKSESPNIELEDAYQILSRFRGYKHSGLDDTTYMNDKPKAIITLCTSGKGAAYKLKQLVENTISNITHTKIEVIPVGLMDMYDEINHIKENFHIISVIGIKNPNIGVPFIALHEFIAGEGEQELIKHIDANNLEIFKTNTYSVAMQISQETLEEFLTYLNPRKIIGSLNEFVNILEKKLDFKFSNINRTQLMVHTGCVLERMVLGKGLEYKKQKKFDNDLIDKLKSATKIFEESINIEFTDDEIYYIYESLEEMFNTQKK, encoded by the coding sequence GTGAGAAAGATTAAGAGGATTGATAAAATCTACAATTTCTGTGTTGAAACTTTAAAGAATTATACATTAGAAGATTTAAAAGAAAAATACGGGATTACTGCCCTGGAAGTATCCAAAGAATTGGGTATTTTGAGGAATAATGTAAGTTTTGAATTAAATAATTTATTTAAAGAAGGCAAAATGATAAAAGTTACTGGCAGACCTGTCCATTATATACCAAGAGAAGTATTGGAGAGGATACTAAAGAAGGATTTAAAAGAAGGCCCTATTGAGGTAAATGATATAAATCAATTAATTGACAAAAAAACAGTAGATCCTTTTAAAAAGATTATAGGTCATGATGGTAGCCTAAAAGCACAAATTGAAAAAGCAAAGGCAGCCATACTATATCCTCCTAACGGTCTTTACAGTTTAATAATTGGAGAAACTGGTGTAGGTAAGAGTATGTTTGCAAATACAATGTGCGAATATGCAAGGTATACTAAACGAATTAGTGCCGATGCACCTTTTATAATATTTAATTGTGCTGATTATTATAATAATCCTCAACTTTTAATGTCCCATCTATTTGGCTATATAAAGGGGGCATTTACGGGTGCAGATAAGGAAAAACCTGGATTAATCGAAAAAGCTAATGGAGGTATATTATTCCTAGATGAAATACATAGGCTTCCACCAGAGGGACAAGAAATGCTTTTCTATTTCATGGATACTGGAAGATATAGTAAACTTGGAGAAACTGAGCGTAATAGAAGAGCGCAAGTGTTAATAATTGGTGCTACTACAGCAGAACCTAGTTCTGCATTATTAAGTACTTTCATTAGAAGAATACCTATAATCATAAATTTACCTCCCTTTAGTGAGAGAACTACAAAGGAAAAGATAGAGTTATTAAAGACCTTAATAGCTACAGAAGCACATCGGATTAACAAACCAATTAAAATTGATAGGGAATCTGCCAAAGCCCTCATTGGTAGCACTTCCTATGGCAATATTGGTCAGCTAAAATCCAATATACAATTAGTTTGTGCTAAAGCATTTTTAAATTCTATTGATACTATAGAACCATTAACCATTCAATTTAAAGATTTACCCACTGACATAAAAAATGGTTTTTATTCCATGAGAAGAAACAAAAGTGATGAAATGAAAATCGATGATGCCATAAATTATCAAATGACTATTATGCCTGAAGATTACAATGTAATTAAAGTTGAAGAAGATAATTATGAGTTAGATTTTGACCTGTATGAAACCATAGAATACAAAGTTAATATGCTAAAAAGGGAAGGGGAAAATGAAGAATTTATTCAAGAATACATAATGAAGGACATAGAATGCCATCTAAAAACTTTATCAAAAAAAGTAGCTGCCAATGACCTTGCCAGGGATAGAGTAAAAAAAATAGTAGGAAAAGATGTACTAGAGTTTGCGGAGGAGCTATCAGTAACAGTCATGCAGGGTTTAGAACTTGACTGCTATGAACGTTTTATATATGCTTTTTCGTTACACTTAAGTACCTTATTAAAAAAGGTTCATAATGATGAATTAGTTGACCATCCAGACATAAGAAACATAATAAAAAACCATGATAAGGAATATAAAATGGCTACCAAGATAAAGAATAAGATAGAAGAAAGGTACAATATTAAAGTACCGGATATGGAAATTAGTTATTTAACTCTTCTTTTAATGAGTATTCAAGAAAAGAGCAGTAAAAAAATAGGCATCTTAGTAGTTTGCCATGGCGATGGCATAGCTTCAGGGATGGTAAACGTATCAAAAAAATTGTTAGGTGGAGGATTAATAGATAGTGTGGACATGCCTTTAGAAGCAAAAGTATCAGATACTCTTAACATGGTTTTAGAAAAAGTTCAAAATCTGGATGATGGCAAAGGAGTACTATTATTGGTAGATATGGGTTCTTTATTAGAGTTTGAAAATATTATCCAGGAAAGAACGGGAATAAAAGTTAGAACCATAGATATGGTGTCAACACCTATGGTATTGGAAGCTATTAGAAAATCGGAATCACCCAATATTGAATTGGAAGATGCTTATCAAATTTTATCTAGATTTAGAGGTTATAAGCATAGTGGATTAGATGATACCACCTATATGAACGACAAACCGAAAGCAATTATAACCCTTTGTACCAGCGGTAAAGGAGCAGCTTATAAACTTAAACAGTTAGTAGAAAATACCATATCCAATATCACCCATACTAAGATAGAAGTCATTCCTGTGGGTTTAATGGATATGTATGATGAAATTAACCATATAAAAGAAAACTTCCATATAATATCTGTAATAGGCATTAAGAATCCTAATATAGGAGTTCCATTCATAGCTTTACACGAGTTTATAGCTGGAGAAGGAGAACAAGAGCTTATAAAACATATAGATGCTAATAACCTTGAAATATTTAAAACCAATACCTACAGTGTAGCCATGCAAATTTCCCAAGAAACCTTAGAAGAATTTTTAACTTATTTGAATCCTAGGAAGATAATCGGATCATTAAATGAATTTGTTAATATACTAGAGAAAAAGCTAGACTTTAAATTTAGTAACATAAATAGAACGCAACTAATGGTTCATACTGGATGTGTTTTAGAAAGAATGGTTTTAGGTAAGGGGTTAGAGTATAAGAAGCAAAAAAAGTTTGATAATGATTTAATAGACAAGTTGAAAAGTGCAACGAAGATATTTGAGGAGAGTATAAACATAGAATTCACCGATGATGAGATTTACTATATTTACGAGAGTTTAGAAGAGATGTTTAATACTCAAAAGAAATGA